CTTCGGCATGGTGGTGCTCAACGACTGGTCGGCGCGCGATCTGCAGCAATGGGAATACGTGCCGCTCGGCCCCTTCAACGCGAAGACGTTCGGTACGTCCATCTCCCCGTGGGTGGTGACAATGGAAGCCCTCGAGCCATTCCGCGTCGCCGGTCCTGTGCAAGACCCGCAACCGTTGTCGTATCTGCAGCAGCAGGGCAAGCATGCATTCGACATCGAACTGGAAGTACTGATGCAGGCCGAGGGCGACGCCCAACCGACGTCCATTTGCCGCACCAATTTCCGCCACATGTACTGGAGCATGGCCCAGCAGTTCGCGCACCACACGGTGTCGGGCTGCAATGTTCGCGTTGGCGATCTGATGGGCTCGGGCACGATCAGTGGCCCGACGCCGGATTCCTTCGGAAGCCTGTTGGAGTTGACCTGGAACGGTAAGCACCCGATCACGCTCTCCGGCGGGGCGAAGCGCACGTTCATCGAAGACGGTGACACCGTCGTGATGGCGGGCTGGTGTCAGGGCGACGGCTACCGCATCGGCTTCGGTGAGGTCTCGGGCAAGATCTTGCCTGCGAAGGCGAAGTCTGCGGGGTAAGCGCAGTCGGCACAGCGCCCGGGATCGCACCGGGCGCGCCGAGACAAGCCCTTGAAACGCGTTGTGCCGGTTCGCCGGCCGACGCGTTTGTCTTTGGTGGCTCGCTTCAGGGTTCGCATGCACCGTGACGACCCGGACATGGCATTGGCAAGCGTTGCCACCAGGGATCGGCGCGCCTCGCGCTCAGGCCCGCACTCACGCGACAGCGAGTGGGAGTGTAGGCGAGTTCGTTGCCGACCCGGCGCAACAGGGGCGGATCGCCCAGCCGGGCGCGGCGGGGCACACGCAACGAGCGCCGCGCGGATGTCGAAGCGGTATGTGTGGGGGCAACCTGTCGCATTTGATATCTCCCGAGATCGCGTGGGTACGGGAGATATTTAGCCATGCGGCGACGGCGCGCGACAGGTGAAGCCGTCCGAAAAACAGGCCCTGTTTGCGTGACGGGGCCGTGTCGCGCAGCGCCGTGCTCGGATTCAGGTGCGCTTGTCGCCGGGCGCTGCCGGTCCCTTTGCCGCAGTTTCCGCCACTGACGTCGCAACCGTCGCCGGAGCGACGGCCGGCGGCGCTCCGCTGGGCGCCAGCGGTGGACGATTCAGCCCTTCATTGATCCACGCCGTCAGCAACGTGTAGGTCACCGCAAGAATCACGGGGCCTACGAACAGGCCGACGATGCCGAACGTGAGCATCCCGCCAAGGACACCTGCGAGAATCAAGATCATCGGAAGATCTGCGCCGCGCCGGATAAGCATCGGACGCATCACGTTATCCAGCATGCCGATAAATATCGAGAGCACCAGCAGCAGGGTGGCGAGGGTCGGACTGTCCTGCCAGTAAAGCCAGGCAACGCTCGAGAGCAAGACGGGGAAGGGCCCGATCTGGGCGATGCACAGCACCAGCATCAGTGCCGTCAGGAAGCCCGACAGCGGTACCCCCGTCAGCCATAGTCCCAGACCGCCGAGCAGCGACTGGGTGACGGCCGTGACCACGATCCCGAGCGCCACCGCGCGAATCGACATGCCTGCCAGACGTACCGATTCCTCTCCACGATCGCCGCCGAGGCGTCTTGCCATGCGAATCAGTGCCCGCGCGGCGTGTTCGCCTTGCATGAAGAGAATGCCGGAAATGATGAGCGTGAGCCCGAGGTGAACCACGAGCAGACCGACAGAGCCGAGCTTCGAGAATCCCCAGGACGCCGCTTTGACGGCATAGGGTTGAACCTTGGCGACAAGACCGCCAGGACCGGCGACGGCCAGTGCCTGCCACTCGTCGCTGGCTCGCTGACCGATCACCGGGATGCGCGCGAGCCAGTCGGGGGGCATCGGCAGGCCGCGTTGTCCGATGGAGTGCACCTGGTCGCTGATGTCGGACGCGTGTCCGACCAGCGTGCCGATGGCGGCAGACAGTGGGGCAACAACGATCACCAGCATGCCGACGATCATGACCGTGGTGGCCAGCCATCGTTTGCCCCACAAACGGCGTTGCAGCCCGATGAGCAATGGCCAGGTAGAGGCGACGATCGTGACCGCCCAGATGAATGCCGGCAGAAAGGGGAGCAGGACCCATAGCGTACCGATCATCAGCGCACTGAGGACGAGGATGATCAGCAGGTTACGGGCGAGTTCGCTCGGGGTGGTGGAAAGCATGGGCGCTCCGGCTGGCAGGGGGATAGACGCATATTGTCATGCGTCCGGTCGTACATGGCGCACACGGCGTGTGCGTGGGAAACACGATGCCACGCCAACGCTGGCACGGCAAGTGTGTCACGCCGCCAGCCTACAGGGGCGTCGATTGTTGTATCTCGTCGTCCGTGCTATCGGGCGGCGGGCTGCGCCACCAGGGAAGGTCCCTCGGCCGGCATAGTGCGCTAGGGACGGTCGTCGTGCCATGGCGCCGGCCAGTGCCAGCGGTTTTAGGGGGAGAGGGTGGCCCATCGTCGATCCCGTGATCGGGGGAGACTGGCGCAGAGGCCCCATGGGCATCGGGCTGCGGAAAGGTGAACGACGCGCTCGAGGTCGTATTGTTGTTCACCTCGGTCACCTCAGGGCTGCCCGGGCTGTCGAGATGCCTTGGCGACGAATATCCCGAGGACACGCCCGAATCGGCAATCGTGACGACCGTGCTGGTACTGATCTTCTGTTGGGGGGCGCGCCGCTCGTGTGCGGTGCGGATGTCCTCGCGTTGTGCGGCCGACTGGCTTATCGAAAAAATGAGTCCGATGACGCCGTAGAGCACGTCAAGTACCGCAAAGACATGCGCTTCCTCTGCTGCCGTCGGGGTGTGCGTGCCGGCAGTCTGCAGCGTCGCGTTGCGCCCGTAGAGGTCGTCGTCGAGCAGACTATCGTCGGTACTGCCGTGAGCGTGCGCCGCATAATCGCCCATCCACGCCAGATAGTAGAAGGTGACCGTGAGCGCAAACCAGATCAGTCTGGGTGGGGTGGATTGGAGCAAGGTGGAGAGATCGCGGAAGAAGTCCCTGGCCAATGAACGCTGATCCGCCGGTGCTGGTGCGTGTCCCACGGCTTCGATCAATTCCGCAAAGTTGTGCTGGGTCAACACCTGCAGGCTGGCACTGTGCCGTGTCATGCCCAACTGGTGGATGATCGGCAGCAGCAGAAAGCCGGGAATCGGCGCGAGAGGTACCTCTAGGCTCGCGTGCAGCGTATCGCCGAAGCGGCGCGTGAGGATGCCCGGCGAGAAGTGGGAGACGACACGCTCGATGCCGTAACGGGCGCCGTTGCGTAGCACCCCGTAACAAAAGACGAAACCGAGGACCTGCGCAAACGCCGCCCGATAGGGGGTGGAGAGAATCGCGCTCAGTCCTTCCAGACCCGGTGCCGGGGTAGTGCGAGCGATCCGATTCCGGTGACGCACTTGCGTAGTATTGAAGCCGGCCATGCCAAGCAGGTTGATCAGCACGACGCCCAGCGCGGCCAAGGGGGGCCACAGCCACGCCTGTGAACGCGTGGGGTCAGTCGATTCCGCCAGTAGCGATACGAGGGCGGAGCCGACCGCGAATGGCATGGCGTCGCGCAGCGTGCCGATGTAAAACGAACGCCACGAGAAGCCGGGCCGTTGTTCGCGCAACAGCACTTCGAGCCGTTCGAACACGTCGGCCACGTCGAACCCGTGGTGGGCGAGGATTCGCGCCTGTTTATGCAGATGCGAATGCAACGTGTCGTGCCAGGGGTGTGTCGCCTGATCGGCGGGCGCCTGAGGCGTGTCGTCAGACCCTCCCGCCCCCGCTGGTCTGAGTGGCTCGAAGCGAGGCCGGCGACGTCCGGACGCGGACGATGTCCCCATGGCGCGTAGCGCCGGCATGGCGACGTCCTGCCAGAGCGAGTCGAAAATGCGCCGTGTGCGATCCGCGCCGTAGCCCATGAGCATATCGATCGAGAAGACGGGAGCGTCGACGGTCGACGTGCGTGATGACGGGGCGGCGGGCGCCGACGATCGACGTCCTGCCGATATCGGTGCCAATGCCGTCAGCTCACGCTGCACGCTCGCGGCAGCGTGCGTTTGCAACTGCGCCGAGAGCCATGGCAACGCATGAGGCGTCATGCTGGCCTGCGCCGCGGCTTGCTGCGCGCGAGCGAAGTCCTCGGCGAGTGGCGTCGCGGGTTCGTTTGCTGATGGGGTGACGCGGGTGAGGCTAGAGGCGGTCAAGCAAGAGAAGCATCCGTAGGGCATGGCGTCGATAGCGGGACTCGGCCCACAGCGAAATGCGGGGCCGCAGGCGTGAAAAGACGGAATGAAGCGGGCGATGCTACGCGCATCGACTCGCTGCGGCCACGCCTGGACAGCCGTTTGAAGTCGTTAATTCGCGATGCTGCGTAGCGTTGCCGCGTCATTTAGCGAGGCGCTGTCGCCCAGTCCGAGACCGCCCGGCACACCGCGCACCGGGAATCACGCGCGATGTGTCGCAGGACGCGCATCAGGCGTCGGGGACGACCATGACCCCGGCGCGCAAACCGTTCGCGACATTGGGATTCGGGAACACGATGCGTTCCTCCGGGTGCGACACCGTATAGGTATTTTCGCCATCGCGGGCGAGAACGGTACCCGCGGCGTAGGGCGTAAAGTTTGGCGTGTCGGCCGGCACGTCGAGCACGAAGGCGTCGGTTCGCCGCACGATTTCGGCGGCCACGCGAAAGCGTTGCGCATGCGGGACCTTGCCATCCTCGCGTTGGCCCATCTCGCCGCCGGACAGCCAGCGTCGCAGCGCGGCGTCGATGCCCGAGAAGTCTGCCAGGCGGTTCTGTCCGAACGGCGCCACCTTGCCTAGCTCCAGCGTGCAGCTTTCGGCGCCGAATCGGGCGCACGTGTAGTAAGAAAACGTGACGGAGGGCTGTTCGGTGCGCATCACTGCCTCGATTTCGGCGGCGGCCAGCGTCTCGATCCAGTCGTCGGTCGGTGGATGCTCGGGCGTGCCCGGCACGACCGCGAAGCGGGGAAATAGCGACGGGCGAATGGCGGTGTGCATGTCGACGTGCCGACGCTGTCGGCGCACACCATCGATCCCCGCAAAGAATTGCGCCACGATCACTTCGAGTTCGCGAGCGCGCTGCACGGCAGGCGATTCGGCCCGCTTGGCGTGGGCCCCCTGAAACAGGCGGTTCAGGTCGTATTCGAGGTATCGCTTGCCGGCGCGCACGGCGTCCGGGTTGCCGAGGATGACGAGGACCCGCTCGCGCAACGTCAGGCGGCCGTCGGCGATGTCGCGCAGAAGGCCGTCGACGATTTCGATCGGGGCCGTTTCGTCCCCGTGAATTCCACACGACAGAACGGCGTCGAAGCGAATGCCCCGAGAGGTTTTCGCCTCGTCGCCGGTGCCGACCGGGGTAAGTTCGAGCACGCCTTCAGCGTGTCGTTGCCAGCGCACGCCGCAGGGATCGATACCCTCGTCGTGGGCGGCATCGCGCGATTCGCGCACATCGCTTAGCCAGTGGCGCAGGGCCGAACGATTGGCGTCGGTCATGGTGATAGCTCTCCGGAAAACTCAGATTCGTATTCTATGCGTGTCGCCGGCATGACCGTCACATGACAACGCAGATGCGCGGCAACGCCCTGTTGACGGGGCTTCGCCGGAACGTTCGACGCAATCGCGTTGTTCCGTCTGCCGAATCCGTGTCATCATGATCCGCATCGCACGCCGTTCCATCGGGCGTGGCCTCCGGGATTGCCGTTCATGACCGATCTGTACATCGAAGGTGTCTGGCGCACCGCCAAAGGAGCAGAATTTCGTTCGCTCGATCCTATGTCGGGCGATGGGGTGTGGAAGGGGCATGCGGCCGACACCACGGATGTCGCCGATGCGGTTCAGGCGGCCCGTCGCGCCCAGCGGGATTGGGCGCGGCGCAGCGTCAATGAACGTCTGGCGGTGTTGCAGCGTTTTGCGGCCATCGTCAGCGCCAAAGCCGAGACGCTCGCAGACGCCATCGGTCGGGAGACCGGCAAGCCCTTGTGGGAGGCGCGTACCGAAGTGGCGACGATGGCCGCCAAGGTAGCCAACTCGGCGAAGGCCTATCTGGAGCGCACCGGCGAGCGGCGCAGTGCGGTGGCGGATGGACAGAGTGTCGTGCGCCATCGCGCGCATGGCGTCATGGCAGTCTTCGGGCCGTATAACTTCCCCGGTCATTTGCCCAACGGGCATATCGTGCCTGCATTGCTCGCGGGCAACACTGTCGTCTTCAAGCCAAGCGAACTGGCGCCTGGCGTTGCCCAGCGCACGCTCCAATGCTGGATAGAGGCAGGCCTGCCACCGGGTGTGCTCAATCTCGTGCAGGGCGGGCGCGATACGGGGGCGGCGCTCGCGGCGCACGACGATATCGACGGTTTGTGCTTCACCGGCAGCTCCGCCACGGGCCGGGCTCTCCATCAACAGTTCGCCGGGCGGCCGGGCAAGATCCTCGCGCTGGAGATGGGTGGCAACAATCCGCTGATCGTCGATGGCCCAGCCGATATCGACGCTGCCGTGCATGTCACCATCCAGTCGGCTTTCCTCTCGGCGGGACAACGATGCACCTGTGCGCGGCGTCTGCTCGTGCCGCATGGCGTGTGGGGCGATGCCTTCCTCGACCGCTTGACGTTTGTGACGCAACGCATCAGCGTAGGTCGCTACGACGCGGAGCCGCAGCCGTTCATGGGCGCGGTGGTGTCGTTGCAGGCGGCGCGTCGCCTGACGGCGGCACAAGCCGATCTCATGGCGTTGGGTGCCCGCGTCATCCTGCCGCTCGCCCAGCCCGATGGCCGGTCTGCATTGCTCACGCCGGGGTTGATCGACGTGACGTCGATTGCCGCGCGCGATGCGCTGCCCGACGATGAGTATTTCGGCCCGTTGCTGCAAGTGTTGCGCTACGACACGTTCGACGAGGCCATCGCGCTTGCCAACCGCACGCGCTATGGACTGGCGGCAGGTTTGCTCGGCGACGATCCGGCACGCTACGAGCAGTTCCTCGCGGAGATCCGCGCAGGTGTCGTGAACTGGAATCGACCGACGACAGGGGCGGCAGGCGCGGCACCGTTCGGTGGTATCGGCGAGTCCGGCAATCATCGCCCCAGCGCATGGTATGCCGCGGATTATTGCGCTTACCCGATCGCGTCGATGGAGAGCGAGCGTGTGGCGATGCCCGAACAGCTCGGCCTAGGGTTGGACTTTGCCTCGCCCTGAGCGTCGTATCGACTTCATCGGATTTTTGTTTTCTCAGGAATTGACATGACGGGTTCTGCCCTCGAAGCCAACTTCGACGGATTGGTCGGCCCCACGCACAACTATGCGGGGTTGTCGTTCGGCAACGTCGCTTCGGCAAACAACGCCAATCGCGTTTCCAACCCGCGTGAGGCAGCGCTGCAAGGGCTGGCCAAGATGAAGGCGCTGGCCGATCTCGGCTACGCGCAGGGCGTATTGCCCCCGCAGGAGCGGCCATCGGTGGCATTGTTGCGCACGCTTGGATTCGCGGGCGACGACCGCACGGTCATTCGCGAAGCGGCGCGTACCGCCCCCGCATTGCTGGGGGCTGCCTGTTCGGCAGCCAGCATGTGGACGGCCAATGCCGCCACCGTAAGCCCGTCGGCCGATACGACCGATGGTCGCGTGCATTTCACGGCGGCCAATCTATGCAGCAAGCTGCACCGCGCCATCGAGCACGACACCACATCACGCGTGCTGCGCGCGGCGTTTCCGGACGAAGCGCACTTCGCGCATCACGACGCATTACCGGGCTGGCCGTCTCTCGGGGACGAGGGGGCGGCGAACCACACGCGGTTTTGCGCGGCTTACGGCGAGCGGGGCGTCGAGTTTTTTGTCTATGGACGGGACGATCTGGCCAGCGGCACAGCCCCAAGCCGGTTTCCCGCGCGCCAGACATTACAGGCGAGTCAGGCGATTGCCCGTCTTCACGGACTGGCCGACGAGGACGTGGTGTTCGCTCAGCAGCATCCCGACGCCATCGATGCGGGGGTCTTCCATAACGATGTGATTGCGGTGGGCAATGGCAATGTGTTGTTCTGCCATGCGCTGGCGTTCGTCGATCAGGCCGCGGTGCTGGCAACGCTGCGCGAGCGACTGGCCGCCAGAGGCGCCCGCCTGGAGGTGATCGAGGTGTCCGAAGCGGACGTCTCGATCGAGGACACTGTCGGCAGCTATCTCTTCAACAGCCAGTTGCTGGAACGGACCCCGGAGGCGGGCGGTGGCATGCGGCTGGTGGTCCCGCAAGAATGTCGTGAACGCCCGGCGGTATGGCGTTATCTCGAATCGCTGGTCGCCGGCAGCGGCCCGATTCGTGAGCTACAGGTGTTCGATTTGCGCGAGAGCATGCGCAACGGCGGCGGTCCGGCATGTCTGCGGCTGCGGGTGGTGTTGACCGAGGCCGAACGCAAGGCGGCGCACGCGGGGTTGTGGATCGACGATACCCGCTACGCGGCACTGACCGACTGGGTGACGCGTCACTATCGTGACCGGCTGTCGGTGAGCGATCTGGCCGATCCGGCATTGCTCGACGAATGCCGCACGGCCCTCGACGAGCTGACGCAGTTGCTGGGGCTGGGCAACAACCTTTACCCGTTCCAGCGCGACGCTTGAGTGCAATACACCGATGGCGGCATTGCGCTCTGACGAATTCCCATCCGTAACGAAAGGAGTCGACTCGATGACGACAATCATTGGTTTGTCCGGCAGCCTGCGCAAGGGCTCATACAACACGGCGCTGCTGGCTGCGGCAAAGGCGGTGGCGCCTGCGGGCGTGACACTTGACGTTCGCACGTTGCACGGCATTCCGCTTTACGACGGCGATGTGGAAGCCAGCGAGGGGATTCCGGATGCGGTCAGCGCGTTGAAAGATGCCATCGCGAAGGCCGATGGTTTGTTGCTGGCAACGCCGGAGTACAACAACGGCATACCCGGGGTGTTCAAGAATGCACTCGATTGGCTATCGCGACCTCCCGCCGATAGCGCACGCGTGTTCCAGAACAAGCCGGTGGCCATCATGGGCGCGTCGCCCGGCGGCTTCGGCACGATTCTCAGTCAGAACGCGTGGTTGCCGGTACTGCGCACGCTACAGACCGCCCCGTGGTGGCAGGGCCGCCTGATGGTGTCGCATGCAAACAAGGTCATCGATGTCGATGGCAACCTTCAGGACGATGCCGTGCGTCAGCAACTGGCAGCGTTTGTCGCCGGATTTGTCGCGTTCCTTAAGGAGAAGGAAACGGGTTTGCGGTGAAATGTGTTTTAAAACAAATGGTTATGTTGGTTTGTTGATGTCATGTGTTCAGTCTTGACGTCGACTGAACCTTCCCCAATCGAGAGTGACGAACCGATAAGCGACGCGATTCACGAATTATCTGGCGATGCACTATGCTGGATGGAACGTGTCGGCCGACACGTCGATCGCGTCCTTTCGTCAACCCGGGGGTGTCGCCATGCAAATCGAGTTTCCGGATCACCGTCCCGTGTTCAATTACGAAGATCTGACGATCGAATTTGCCGTTGTCGTCAATGGCCGGCCGTTTGATTGTGCGGTGTCGGCCGAAGCGCTGGAGGATCACTTCGGCGCGCACTCGGCCCGCGCAGACGATCTGCTGCATGCCTTCGAACACGGACGCAGCGATATTCATGCGCTCACGCGTCAATATCTGACGATGGGGCTCGCTGGCCCCGTGCTGCTGCGCAGCGGACACTTCCGCTGGGTGCGCGAGGCGAAGCGCCAGGAGGCGCGGCGTTGATCGCACATTCCAATGAGAGGAATGTTTTCGCGCAGGGGAATTGACTGACGTCAAAGCATGGATTGTTTAGGCATACGACTCAATTGGCGAGCCGTAGGGATCGGCGTACACTGGTGTTGCCGCTAAGGAAGTTACAGCAGCGGCACCCTCGCCGATAACGATAAGGAGTCGCCATGGGCTCGGAATTCCGCGTTGTCATCGCCTCGATTGCGGCCTTCATGACGTTGGCCGGGGCGTTTGCCACCATCCACGGTTTGCTTTACGACAAGACCCACGTCATGCACGGCGGTGTGGTCACGGTGTTGTTCGGCATTCTCTTCATTGTCGTGATGCTCACCCCGTGGCCGCGAGACGAAGAGAGCGAGACCAAGTCAAAGTCCTGAGGTCCTGCTAATCCCTGGGTCCCTCGATCCCCGGCTAACCGTTTGACGCGGCGCGTCCTACACTGAGAAGTGAGGGACGCCGCCGAAGCCATCCGAACCTCGCGCGGCCCGGCTGACTAGCCGCCGGTCGTGTCGACTTCCTGACCTGAGCCGCTTCGCAACGCGCGTGACCTCGTTGTGAGGTGACGTATGTGTTCCGATACCCGCGTCTTCATTGCCTCCATCGCCGCGTTCGTGATGCTGGGAGGCATTTTCGCCACGATCCACGGTCTGCTGTTCAACTTGCCGGAAGTGTCGCGCTATGGCGTGGCCGCCGTGCTGCTGGGCGCGACGTGCACGGCCACGATGCTCATTCCGTGGGGCGCGCACGAGAAGTCGTGACACGTCGAGAGGCGTGTCGAGCGTTGAGCGGATGCGTGTGTGAGACGGTCGCCGCAGTGCGCCGTTCAGGCAAGGCGTGCCCGCAGGCACATGAAGGCGGGGAGTTGCGACAACTCGTCGTATAGCCGCCGGTCGACGGATTTCATCTCGGGTAACGGCAGCGGTTCGACCATGCGCTCGATCTGCCAGCCTGCGTCGGCAGCGGCATTCAGAATGCCCGCCAGCGGGCGCCGGTACGATTCCACATACGGCTTCGGCTCCCCGAAGCCGCTCCAGTACATCCCGAAGCGCGTGGTGTCGAAGTACGTGCGGTTGCGCCGGGTGCGCTCGTCGAGCCAGTCGCGCATGGGGTGCCCCATGGACCAGACCAGCGTTGCACCGGGTTTGGCCACGCGCGCGAATTCGCGGAAGGTCGGCCCGAGATTTTCCACGTAATCGAGGGCGAGGGCGCTGACGATGGCGTCGAAACGATCGTCGTCCAGCGTGACGAAGGCTTCGCCGAGGTCCTGCACGTCGAACGTCGCCGCCAGTCCTTCGCAGCGCTTGCGGGCCAGCGCGATCATTTCCGGCGTGACATCGATGCCATGCACCGTCGCGCCTTGCTCGGCGAGCCAGGCGCTGTTGATGCCCGGGCCACAGCCCGCGTCGAGCACTTGTTGTCCGGAGGTATCGCCCAGCAGTGCGCGCGTGGCGGGACGCTCGTACAAGGCGTTATGCGGCTTGGTGACGGCAATCTCGGCGTAACGTTCGGCGAAACTCGCGTAGGCGGTGCGTCCTATCGACGCTGGATCGGATGACGACATGCGCGACTCCAGGATGACGCCCTGCGCAGTGCCGGTCGATGCGAATGCGTGACGGTGTCGGCGCCGCAGGGCGAAAGCAAATTGCGGGGGGAGCGATTGTAACGCCAAAGCGGCGAGTATCCGCCATGCTCTGCCGATCTGCGCGATCTGTGCCATGTGGAGCCTGATGAAAATCGCCTCTCCCCGGGTGTCGAGGTGACACCTATGTGGGACAATGACGGCCTTCGCCGCCGCGCCTCTCCCTGAAGCGGGCGTTGTGCGACAGCCGTTATTGCACGACCACATTCCCAAGCATGTCCGAATCCAGCCTGTCT
This window of the Pandoraea fibrosis genome carries:
- the ydiK gene encoding AI-2E family transporter YdiK produces the protein MLSTTPSELARNLLIILVLSALMIGTLWVLLPFLPAFIWAVTIVASTWPLLIGLQRRLWGKRWLATTVMIVGMLVIVVAPLSAAIGTLVGHASDISDQVHSIGQRGLPMPPDWLARIPVIGQRASDEWQALAVAGPGGLVAKVQPYAVKAASWGFSKLGSVGLLVVHLGLTLIISGILFMQGEHAARALIRMARRLGGDRGEESVRLAGMSIRAVALGIVVTAVTQSLLGGLGLWLTGVPLSGFLTALMLVLCIAQIGPFPVLLSSVAWLYWQDSPTLATLLLVLSIFIGMLDNVMRPMLIRRGADLPMILILAGVLGGMLTFGIVGLFVGPVILAVTYTLLTAWINEGLNRPPLAPSGAPPAVAPATVATSVAETAAKGPAAPGDKRT
- the astE gene encoding succinylglutamate desuccinylase: MTDANRSALRHWLSDVRESRDAAHDEGIDPCGVRWQRHAEGVLELTPVGTGDEAKTSRGIRFDAVLSCGIHGDETAPIEIVDGLLRDIADGRLTLRERVLVILGNPDAVRAGKRYLEYDLNRLFQGAHAKRAESPAVQRARELEVIVAQFFAGIDGVRRQRRHVDMHTAIRPSLFPRFAVVPGTPEHPPTDDWIETLAAAEIEAVMRTEQPSVTFSYYTCARFGAESCTLELGKVAPFGQNRLADFSGIDAALRRWLSGGEMGQREDGKVPHAQRFRVAAEIVRRTDAFVLDVPADTPNFTPYAAGTVLARDGENTYTVSHPEERIVFPNPNVANGLRAGVMVVPDA
- the astD gene encoding succinylglutamate-semialdehyde dehydrogenase; protein product: MTDLYIEGVWRTAKGAEFRSLDPMSGDGVWKGHAADTTDVADAVQAARRAQRDWARRSVNERLAVLQRFAAIVSAKAETLADAIGRETGKPLWEARTEVATMAAKVANSAKAYLERTGERRSAVADGQSVVRHRAHGVMAVFGPYNFPGHLPNGHIVPALLAGNTVVFKPSELAPGVAQRTLQCWIEAGLPPGVLNLVQGGRDTGAALAAHDDIDGLCFTGSSATGRALHQQFAGRPGKILALEMGGNNPLIVDGPADIDAAVHVTIQSAFLSAGQRCTCARRLLVPHGVWGDAFLDRLTFVTQRISVGRYDAEPQPFMGAVVSLQAARRLTAAQADLMALGARVILPLAQPDGRSALLTPGLIDVTSIAARDALPDDEYFGPLLQVLRYDTFDEAIALANRTRYGLAAGLLGDDPARYEQFLAEIRAGVVNWNRPTTGAAGAAPFGGIGESGNHRPSAWYAADYCAYPIASMESERVAMPEQLGLGLDFASP
- the astB gene encoding N-succinylarginine dihydrolase, yielding MTGSALEANFDGLVGPTHNYAGLSFGNVASANNANRVSNPREAALQGLAKMKALADLGYAQGVLPPQERPSVALLRTLGFAGDDRTVIREAARTAPALLGAACSAASMWTANAATVSPSADTTDGRVHFTAANLCSKLHRAIEHDTTSRVLRAAFPDEAHFAHHDALPGWPSLGDEGAANHTRFCAAYGERGVEFFVYGRDDLASGTAPSRFPARQTLQASQAIARLHGLADEDVVFAQQHPDAIDAGVFHNDVIAVGNGNVLFCHALAFVDQAAVLATLRERLAARGARLEVIEVSEADVSIEDTVGSYLFNSQLLERTPEAGGGMRLVVPQECRERPAVWRYLESLVAGSGPIRELQVFDLRESMRNGGGPACLRLRVVLTEAERKAAHAGLWIDDTRYAALTDWVTRHYRDRLSVSDLADPALLDECRTALDELTQLLGLGNNLYPFQRDA
- a CDS encoding NADPH-dependent FMN reductase encodes the protein MTTIIGLSGSLRKGSYNTALLAAAKAVAPAGVTLDVRTLHGIPLYDGDVEASEGIPDAVSALKDAIAKADGLLLATPEYNNGIPGVFKNALDWLSRPPADSARVFQNKPVAIMGASPGGFGTILSQNAWLPVLRTLQTAPWWQGRLMVSHANKVIDVDGNLQDDAVRQQLAAFVAGFVAFLKEKETGLR
- a CDS encoding DUF1488 family protein; its protein translation is MQIEFPDHRPVFNYEDLTIEFAVVVNGRPFDCAVSAEALEDHFGAHSARADDLLHAFEHGRSDIHALTRQYLTMGLAGPVLLRSGHFRWVREAKRQEARR
- a CDS encoding DUF2964 family protein, encoding MGSEFRVVIASIAAFMTLAGAFATIHGLLYDKTHVMHGGVVTVLFGILFIVVMLTPWPRDEESETKSKS
- a CDS encoding DUF2964 family protein, which encodes MCSDTRVFIASIAAFVMLGGIFATIHGLLFNLPEVSRYGVAAVLLGATCTATMLIPWGAHEKS
- a CDS encoding class I SAM-dependent methyltransferase → MSSSDPASIGRTAYASFAERYAEIAVTKPHNALYERPATRALLGDTSGQQVLDAGCGPGINSAWLAEQGATVHGIDVTPEMIALARKRCEGLAATFDVQDLGEAFVTLDDDRFDAIVSALALDYVENLGPTFREFARVAKPGATLVWSMGHPMRDWLDERTRRNRTYFDTTRFGMYWSGFGEPKPYVESYRRPLAGILNAAADAGWQIERMVEPLPLPEMKSVDRRLYDELSQLPAFMCLRARLA